A genomic segment from Acuticoccus sediminis encodes:
- a CDS encoding NUDIX hydrolase, translated as MNERSHDGERIADVDDGDAIADVVEEAAEDAAPGAPLVVEPHDPADPAVARLVERARLLHDPWARLSPDAPISGDHVLNPDWHGDETPPPPREAAVLIALAANAAGELGVILTERASHLSAHAGQVALPGGKIEKGETPTMAALREAEEEVELPPGAVEPLGIFEAYLTRTNYMVVPVLALVRERVTLRPHPGEVSEVFLAPWSRVMDAAYRHERSYELEGRRRRFYETMVGDKSVWGVTAGIFKVVSERLYGP; from the coding sequence ATGAACGAGCGTTCCCATGACGGCGAACGGATCGCCGACGTCGACGACGGCGACGCCATCGCCGACGTCGTCGAGGAGGCGGCCGAGGACGCCGCGCCCGGTGCGCCGCTCGTCGTCGAACCGCACGATCCGGCCGATCCCGCCGTCGCGCGCCTCGTCGAGCGGGCGCGGCTGCTGCACGATCCGTGGGCACGCCTGTCGCCCGACGCGCCGATCTCCGGCGACCACGTCCTGAACCCCGACTGGCACGGCGACGAGACGCCGCCCCCGCCGCGCGAGGCGGCCGTGCTGATCGCGCTCGCCGCCAACGCGGCCGGCGAGCTGGGCGTGATTCTCACCGAGCGCGCCTCGCACCTCTCCGCCCACGCCGGACAGGTGGCCCTCCCCGGCGGCAAGATCGAGAAGGGCGAGACACCCACCATGGCCGCCCTGCGCGAGGCGGAGGAGGAGGTGGAACTGCCGCCCGGTGCGGTCGAGCCGCTCGGCATCTTCGAGGCGTACCTGACCCGCACCAACTACATGGTGGTCCCGGTGCTGGCGCTGGTGCGCGAGCGGGTCACCCTGCGCCCCCATCCCGGCGAGGTGTCCGAGGTCTTCCTCGCCCCCTGGTCGCGCGTCATGGACGCGGCCTACCGTCACGAGCGCAGCTACGAGCTGGAAGGGCGCCGCCGCCGCTTCTACGAGACCATGGTCGGCGACAAGTCCGTCTGGGGCGTGACCGCCGGCATCTTCAAAGTCGTGAGCGAACGTCTGTACGGTCCATGA
- a CDS encoding DUF6111 family protein gives MIRIIVTQLILFALPFIFYFAYRVATRGATGAAVSDLSKAMFTLIVIGGLLVIASFAYFAVHGVNTEGRYIPARYVDGKLIPGHYETDN, from the coding sequence ATGATCCGCATCATCGTCACCCAACTCATCCTCTTCGCCCTGCCGTTCATCTTCTATTTCGCCTACCGGGTCGCAACCCGCGGTGCCACGGGCGCGGCGGTCTCCGACCTCAGCAAGGCGATGTTCACGCTGATCGTCATCGGCGGACTGCTCGTCATCGCCAGCTTCGCCTACTTCGCCGTCCACGGCGTGAACACGGAAGGGCGTTACATTCCTGCACGATATGTCGACGGGAAATTAATCCCGGGGCACTATGAGACCGACAACTGA
- a CDS encoding CCA tRNA nucleotidyltransferase, which yields MTERSLPGQSFQLNAFWLSSPALASIFDAIEPVAPIRVVGGAVRNSLMGEPISDIDLATEAEPQDVARAASAAGIRVHETGIEHGTLTLVSQKMAFEVTTLREDVSTDGRRATVRFTRDWAKDAERRDFTMNALYLDRFGGGLDTVGGYADCLARRVRFIGDADQRIIEDHLRILRFFRFNASYGNGALDREGLEASRRHKDRIPNLAAERICHEMMKIVAAPRAADVLEIIGAEGFIDHAMPGPYDIPAFTALTSLERRVGREPTPPLAIAALLGLDRERFDAAASALRFSRRDRARALCAMEAARFMPPHSVPQINALLYDHGAEAFVDGLLVAAARGADIIDLPHLVSLARQWKRPRLPVNGSDLLEQGGEPGPGLGDRLSHLEDVWRQSDFSLDKIHLLAIDRQSRHPKE from the coding sequence ATGACGGAACGAAGCCTTCCCGGTCAGAGCTTCCAGCTCAACGCCTTCTGGCTGTCCTCGCCGGCCCTCGCGTCGATCTTCGATGCGATCGAACCCGTCGCCCCCATCAGGGTCGTCGGCGGCGCGGTGCGGAACTCGCTGATGGGAGAGCCGATCAGCGACATCGACCTCGCCACCGAAGCCGAGCCGCAGGACGTCGCACGGGCGGCGTCGGCCGCCGGCATCCGCGTCCACGAGACCGGTATCGAGCACGGCACGCTCACCCTCGTGAGCCAGAAGATGGCCTTCGAGGTCACCACCCTGCGCGAGGACGTCTCCACCGACGGCCGGCGGGCGACCGTGCGCTTCACCCGCGACTGGGCGAAGGATGCCGAGCGGCGCGACTTCACCATGAACGCCCTCTACCTCGACCGCTTCGGCGGCGGGCTCGACACCGTCGGCGGCTATGCCGACTGCCTCGCCCGGCGGGTGCGCTTCATCGGCGACGCGGACCAGCGGATCATCGAGGACCACCTGCGCATCCTGCGCTTCTTCCGCTTCAACGCGTCCTACGGCAACGGCGCGCTGGACCGGGAGGGGCTCGAGGCCTCCCGGCGGCACAAGGACCGTATCCCGAACCTCGCCGCCGAGCGCATCTGCCACGAGATGATGAAGATCGTCGCGGCGCCGCGGGCCGCCGACGTGCTGGAGATCATCGGCGCGGAAGGCTTCATCGACCACGCGATGCCGGGGCCGTACGACATCCCGGCCTTCACCGCGCTGACGTCGCTGGAGCGGCGGGTCGGGCGCGAGCCGACGCCGCCGCTCGCGATCGCCGCGCTCCTCGGCCTCGACCGCGAGCGCTTCGACGCGGCGGCCTCGGCGCTGCGCTTCTCCCGCCGCGACCGGGCGCGGGCGCTCTGCGCGATGGAGGCGGCGCGCTTCATGCCGCCCCACTCGGTGCCGCAGATCAACGCCCTCCTGTACGACCACGGCGCGGAAGCATTCGTCGACGGCCTGCTCGTCGCCGCCGCGCGCGGGGCGGACATCATCGACCTGCCGCACCTCGTCTCGCTCGCGCGGCAGTGGAAGCGGCCGCGCCTGCCGGTGAACGGTTCGGACCTTCTGGAGCAGGGCGGCGAGCCGGGTCCGGGCCTCGGCGACCGGCTCAGCCATCTCGAGGACGTCTGGCGCCAGTCCGACTTTTCCTTGGACAAGATCCACCTTCTCGCCATCGACCGGCAATCGCGCCACCCCAAAGAATGA
- a CDS encoding GNAT family N-acetyltransferase, producing MTIDMSTIPAECIVKQGDDWMLVAPIPDAIAEEVAAYSVAQRATMKHIVGSEEVRRKVVGNRMRQDRLCAAIVNGEIAGCISYRMDGEGSVWPEAKRFREHFGPVSGTFRYMLAEATLHRGHRDELYLEGFKVDPAARGRGIGTALLHWLGSEVVRRGKSRWRTEASVTAAPAMRVYQGVGAKPTKTVHLGPIGRIADRPSFVVLVWEPPVDTPAGT from the coding sequence ATGACCATCGACATGTCCACGATCCCTGCCGAATGTATCGTCAAGCAGGGGGATGACTGGATGCTGGTCGCGCCGATCCCCGACGCCATCGCGGAGGAGGTCGCCGCCTATTCCGTCGCCCAGCGCGCGACGATGAAGCACATCGTCGGCTCCGAGGAGGTGCGCCGCAAGGTGGTCGGCAACCGCATGCGCCAGGACCGGCTCTGCGCGGCGATCGTCAACGGCGAGATCGCGGGCTGCATCTCCTACCGCATGGACGGGGAGGGCAGCGTCTGGCCGGAGGCTAAACGCTTCCGCGAACACTTCGGCCCGGTCTCCGGCACGTTCCGCTACATGCTCGCCGAGGCGACACTGCACCGCGGCCACCGGGACGAGCTCTACCTCGAAGGCTTCAAGGTCGACCCCGCCGCGCGCGGCCGCGGCATCGGCACGGCGCTGCTGCACTGGCTCGGCTCCGAGGTGGTGCGGCGCGGCAAGTCGCGCTGGCGCACCGAGGCCTCGGTCACGGCCGCCCCGGCGATGCGCGTCTACCAGGGCGTCGGCGCCAAGCCGACGAAGACGGTCCACCTCGGCCCCATCGGCCGCATCGCCGACCGGCCGAGCTTCGTCGTCCTCGTCTGGGAGCCGCCGGTCGACACCCCCGCCGGGACCTGA
- the htpX gene encoding zinc metalloprotease HtpX, with protein MNMFRTALLLAAMTAIFMGVGYLIGGPSGMVIAFGIAVATNLFAYWNSDKLVLRMHNAREVDERSAPEYYGLVRDLAARAGLPMPRVYILEEDQPNAFATGRNPDNAAVAATRGLLNMMSREEVAGVMAHELAHIQNRDTLTMTITATLAGAISMLANFAFLFGRRDSPAGTIGVIVTMIVAPIAAMLVQMAISRTREYSADRRGAEICGNPIWLASALQRLESGRRIPNEEAEAAPATAHMFIINPLSGARMDNLFSTHPNTANRIAALQDFAAEIGSGPARLDPIPARTPSRGPWGGGGRRSGGGGGKWNGGGRRGSGPWG; from the coding sequence ATGAACATGTTCCGCACGGCGCTTCTTCTTGCCGCGATGACGGCGATCTTCATGGGCGTCGGTTACCTGATCGGCGGTCCCAGCGGCATGGTGATCGCGTTCGGCATCGCGGTCGCCACCAACCTCTTCGCCTACTGGAATTCCGACAAGCTCGTCCTGCGCATGCACAACGCACGCGAGGTCGACGAGCGCTCGGCGCCGGAATATTACGGCCTCGTGCGCGACCTTGCCGCGCGGGCGGGCCTGCCGATGCCGCGGGTCTACATCCTCGAGGAGGACCAGCCCAACGCCTTCGCGACGGGCCGGAACCCCGACAACGCCGCCGTCGCCGCCACCCGCGGGCTCCTCAACATGATGAGCCGCGAGGAGGTTGCCGGCGTCATGGCCCACGAGCTCGCCCACATCCAGAACCGCGACACGCTGACGATGACGATCACCGCGACGCTCGCCGGTGCCATCTCCATGCTCGCGAACTTCGCCTTCCTGTTCGGCCGGCGCGACAGCCCGGCGGGCACCATCGGCGTGATCGTCACCATGATCGTCGCCCCCATCGCGGCGATGCTGGTGCAGATGGCGATCAGCCGTACACGCGAATATTCCGCCGACCGCCGTGGCGCGGAGATCTGCGGCAACCCGATCTGGCTCGCCTCGGCGCTGCAGCGCCTCGAGTCCGGCCGCCGCATCCCCAACGAGGAGGCGGAGGCCGCGCCGGCGACTGCGCACATGTTCATCATCAACCCGCTGTCGGGTGCGCGGATGGACAACCTCTTCTCCACCCACCCGAACACGGCCAACCGCATCGCCGCGCTCCAGGACTTCGCGGCGGAAATCGGCTCCGGCCCGGCGCGGCTCGATCCGATCCCGGCCCGCACGCCCTCGCGCGGCCCGTGGGGCGGCGGTGGTCGCCGCTCGGGCGGCGGTGGCGGCAAGTGGAACGGCGGCGGCCGCCGCGGTTCCGGCCCCTGGGGCTGA